One genomic region from Tripterygium wilfordii isolate XIE 37 chromosome 20, ASM1340144v1, whole genome shotgun sequence encodes:
- the LOC119986618 gene encoding probable phospholipid hydroperoxide glutathione peroxidase, translating to MICSSGRLIFTRNLTIASKSAPLLFAKRLPSSPKHTLLRSSSDPSVSSFSLFFKAGVSRPVLFALRSDRTMASQSSAQSVHDFTVKDARGNDVDLSKYKGKVLLIVNVASQCGLTNSNYTELAQLYEKYKDQGLEILAFPCNQFGSQEPGTNEQIVEFACTRFKAEYPIFDKVDVNGANAAPIYKFLKSSKGELLGDGIKWNFAKFLVDKDGHVVDRYAPTTSPLSIEKDVKKLLGIA from the exons ATGATTTGTTCTTCAGGTCGCCTAATCTTCACAAGAAACCTCACCATCGCATCAAAATCAGCTCCTCTTCTCTTCGCCAAACGATTGCCGTCCAGTCCCAAGCATACCCTTTTGCGTTCTTCGAGTGACCCTTCAGTTTCTTCGTTCTCTCTATTCTTCAAAGCAGGGGTTTCGAGGCCTGTGTTGTTTGCTTTGAGATCCGATCGTACAATGGCAAGTCAATCCAGTGCCCAATCAGTCCACGATTTCACCGTCAAG GATGCCAGGGGAAATGATGTTGATCTCAGCAAGTATAAAGGGAAAGTCCTCTTGATTGTTAACGTTGCCTCGCAATG TGGCTTGACCAATTCCAACTATACTGAGTTGGCTCAGTTGTACGAGAAGTACAAAGATCAAG GATTGGAGATTCTAGCATTCCCATGTAATCAATTTGGATCTCAGGAACCAGGGACCAATGAACAAATTGTGGAGTTTGCTTGCACTCGCTTTAAGGCCGAGTATCCCATTTTTGATAAG GTTGATGTGAATGGTGCGAATGCTGCTCCAATTTACAAGTTCTTGAAGTCGAGTAAAGGGGAACTTTTGGGGGATGGTATTAAGTGGAATTTTGCCAAGTTCCTTGTCGATAAAGATGGCCATGTTGTCGACCGATATGCGCCGACTACTTCCCCTCTGAGCATCGAG AAGGATGTGAAGAAATTACTGGGGATTGCTTGA